From a single Vicugna pacos chromosome 4, VicPac4, whole genome shotgun sequence genomic region:
- the ACTL7B gene encoding actin-like protein 7B, with protein MATRNSPSPMPMGTAQGDPGEAGPLPGPAAGIRDASSATQLKMKPKKVRKIKALIIDLGSQYCKCGYAGELRPTYFISSTVGKRCSEAADAGDTRKETYVGHELLNMEAPLKLINPLKHGIVVDWDCVQSIWEYIFHTAMKILPEEHAVLVSDSPLSPSSNREKYAELMFETFGIPAMHVTSQSLLSIYSYGKTSGLVVESGHGVSHVVPISEGDVLPGLTSRADYAGGELTNYLLQLLNEAGHKFTANHLHIIEHIKKKCCYSALKPEEELGLSLEELRVDYELPDGKLITIGQERFQCAEMLFKPTLVGSNQPSLPALTAACLDRCQEAGFREEMAASVLLCGGCTMLDGFPERFQRELSLLCPGDSPKVAAAPERKTSVWTGGSILASLQAFQQLWVSKEEFEERGSAAIYSKC; from the coding sequence ATGGCGACGAGGAACAGCCCTAGCCCCATGCCTATGGGCACAGCTCAGGGTGACCCTGGAGAGGCAGGCCCACTGCCAGGTCCTGCTGCTGGCATCCGGGACGCAAGTTCGGCCACTCAGCTGAAGATGAAGCCCAAGAAGGTGCGCAAGATCAAGGCACTCATCATTGACCTGGGCTCCCAGTACTGTAAGTGTGGCTATGCAGGCGAGCTGAGGCCCACCTACTTCATCTCCTCCACTGTGGGCAAGCGCTGCTCCGAGGCAGCTGACGCAGGTGACACTCGCAAGGAGACCTACGTGGGCCACGAGCTGCTCAACATGGAGGCGCCTCTGAAGCTGATTAACCCGCTAAAGCATGGCATTGTGGTGGACTGGGACTGTGTCCAGAGCATCTGGGAGTACATCTTCCACACGGCCATGAAGATCCTCCCTGAGGAGCACGCTGTGCTGGTCTCCGACTCCCCGCTCAGCCCCAGCAGCAACCGGGAGAAGTACGCGGAGCTCATGTTCGAGACCTTTGGTATCCCTGCCATGCACGTGACGTCGCAGTCGTTGCTGTCCATCTACTCCTACGGCAAGACCTCTGGGCTGGTGGTGGAGAGTGGGCATGGTGTCTCGCACGTGGTGCCAATCTCGGAAGGGGACGTGCTGCCAGGCCTGACGAGTCGCGCCGACTACGCTGGTGGTGAGCTCACCAACTACCTGCTGCAGCTGCTCAATGAGGCCGGCCACAAGTTCACAGCCAACCACCTGCACATCATCGAGCACATCAAGAAGAAGTGCTGCTACTCGGCACTCAAGCCCGAGGAGGAGCTTGGCCTGTCCTTGGAGGAGCTGCGTGTGGACTACGAGCTCCCAGATGGCAAGCTCATTACCATCGGCCAGGAGCGCTTCCAGTGTGCCGAGATGCTCTTCAAGCCCACCCTGGTGGGCAGCAACCAGCCCAGTCTCCCCGCGCTCACAGCCGCTTGCCTGGACCGCTGCCAGGAAGCGGGCTTCAGGGAGGAGATGGCCGCCAGCGTGCTGCTGTGTGGCGGCTGCACCATGCTGGATGGCTTCCCGGAGCGCTTCCAGAGGGAGCTGAGCCTCCTCTGCCCTGGGGACAGCCCCAAGGTGGCTGCTGCTCCTGAGAGGAAGACCTCCGTGTGGACCGGCGGCTCCATCCTAGCCTCCCTGCAGGCCTTCCAGCAGCTCTGGGTCAGcaaggaagagtttgaggagCGGGGCAGTGCAGCCATCTATAGCAAGTGCTGA
- the ACTL7A gene encoding actin-like protein 7A — MRLKECEGSNNRNLATSSAQSSWEEDKWTQNFQDKGFRDPESPGSLDYVIISDVIIGEILQLPSDLSLSGLEAGGIEELSESKMALESVWAPQTAIIGDGPSKKVGEQSSLQTQVLQTASLKEGPAKRAVWVRHNRSEPEKPTTSTGVKEMPKLAVTKAVVVDLGTGYCKCGFAGLPKPTHRISSTVGKPYMETAKTGDNRKETFVGHELVNPDVRLKLINPLRHGIIVDWDSVQDIWDYLFHQEMQIAPEEHAVLVSDPPLSPHTNREKYAEMLFETFRTPAMHIAYQSRLSMYSYGRTSGLVVEVGHGVSYVVPIYEGYPLPSITGRLDYAGSDLTAYLMALMNNSGKCFTEDQMGIVEDIKKKCCFVALDPIEEKKVPTTEHAIQYTLPDGQEIYLCQERFLCSEMFFKPSLIKSMQLGLHTQTVSCLNKCDVALKRDLMGNILLCGGTTMLSGFPNRLQKELSSMCPNDTPQVNVLPERDTAVWTGGSILASLQGFQPLWVHRSEYEEHGPFFLYRRCF, encoded by the exons ATGCGCCTTAAAGAGTGTGAGGGCTCTAACAACAGAAACCTGGCCACAAGCAGTGCCCAGTCTAGTTGGGAAGAAGACAAATGGACGCAGAATTTTCAG GACAAAGGTTTCAGGGATCCAGAAAGCCCTGGGTCACTGGATTATGTCATAATCAGTGATGTCATCATTGGAGAAATTCTCCAGTTGCCCTCTGATTTAAGCCTTTCGGGCCTTGAAGCTGGTGGAATTGAGGAACTTTCTGAGAGCAAGATGGCTCTAGAGAGCGTGTGGGCTCCACAGACAGCAATCATAGGGGATGGGCCTTCTAAGAAAGTAGGTGAACAGTCCTCCCTGCAGACACAGGTCCTCCAGACTGCCTCCTTAAAGGAAGGCCCAGCAAAACGGGCAGTGTGGGTGCGCCATAACCGTTCGGAGCCAGAAAAACCTACTACATCAACAGGGGTCAAGGAGATGCCCAAGTTAGCAGTGACCAAAGCAGTGGTCGTGGACCTTGGCACTGGCTACTGTAAGTGTGGCTTCGCTGGGCTGCCAAAGCCCACCCACAGGATCTCATCCACAGTGGGCAAGCCCTACATGGAGACCGCCAAAACCGGGGACAATCGCAAGGAGACATTCGTGGGGCATGAGCTTGTCAACCCAGATGTTCGTCTCAAGTTAATTAATCCTCTGCGACATGGCATCATCGTGGACTGGGATTCAGTGCAGGATATCTGGGACTATCTCTTCCATCAAGAGATGCAGATTGCCCCTGAGGAGCATGCGGTCTTGGTTTCAGACCCACCCCTGAGCCCACACACCAACAGGGAGAAGTATGCTGAAATGCTGTTTGAAACCTTCAGAACTCCCGCGATGCACATCGCCTACCAGTCCCGCCTGTCCATGTACTCCTACGGAAGGACCTCTGGCCTGGTCGTGGAGGTCGGCCATGGTGTGTCCTATGTAGTCCCCATCTACGAGGGTTATCCTTTGCCCAGCATCACCGGACGGCTGGACTATGCAGGTTCTGACCTGACAGCCTACTTGATGGCCCTGATGAACAACTCGGGGAAATGCTTCACTGAGGACCAGATGGGCATTGTGGAGGACATCAAGAAGAAATGCTGCTTCGTGGCCCTGGACCCCATTGAAGAGAAGAAAGTCCCAACTACTGAGCATGCGATCCAGTACACCCTGCCGGATGGGCAGGAGATATACCTATGCCAGGAAAGGTTCCTCTGCTCAGAGATGTTCTTCAAGCCTTCTCTGATCAAGTCCATGCAGCTGGGCCTCCACACCCAGACAGTGTCCTGTCTGAACAAGTGTGACGTTGCCCTCAAACGGGACCTCATGGGGAACATCCTGCTCTGCGGGGGGACAACTATGCTCAGTGGCTTCCCCAACCGTCTGCAGAAGGAGCTGAGCAGCATGTGTCCCAATGACACCCCCCAGGTAAACGTGTTGCCTGAAAGAGATACGGCAGTGTGGACAGGTGGCTCCATCCTGGCATCACTTCAGGGCTTCCAACCACTGTGGGTCCACCGCTCTGAGTACGAGGAACATGGGCCTTTCTTCCTCTACAGAAGGTGCTTCTGA